CATCGACGGTGCCGCCTGGGACGGCGACGGTCCCGCGACCCAGGAGGTCGTCGACCCGTCCACCGAGCAGGTCATCGCCCACGCCCGTCGCGGCACCGCTGCGGACGTCGACCGGGCCGTCGGCGCGGCCCGTCGCGCGAGTGCCGACTGGGGGCGGCGGACGCCGAAGGACCGCGCCGACGCGCTCCTCGCCATCGCCGCGGTGGTCGACGAGCACGCGGCCGAGCTCGCCGAGCTCGAGTCGCGCAACACCGGCAAGCCGCAGGGCCTCGCCGCCGACGACGTCGCCGGCGCCGCCGACACCTTCCGGTTCATGGCCGGTGCGGTGCGCGCGCAGGTGGCGCTGGCGGCGGGGGAGTACGTCGAGGGCAGCACCTCGACGATCCTGCGCGAGCCGGTCGGCGTGGTCGGCGCGATCACGCCGTGGAACTACCCGCTGCTGATGGCCGCCTGGAAGCTCGGGCCGATCCTCGCCGCAGGCAACACCTGCGTGCTGAAGCCCTCCGAGCAGACCCCGCTCAGCACCTTGCGGCTGGCCGAGCTGGTCGCCGACGTCCTGCCCGCCGGTGTCCTCAACGTCGTCACCGGCGACGGTGCCGTCGTCGGCGCCGCCATCGCCACCCACCCGGGCATCGACCTGGTCTCCGTCACCGGCAGCGTCCGCAGCGGGCAGGCCGTCGCGGCCGCCGCGGCCGCCACCCTCAAGCGGGTCCACCTCGAGCTCGGCGGCAAGGCACCGGTCCTCGTCTTCGCCGACGCCGACCTCGACGCGGTCGCCGACGGCATCGTGTTCGCGGGCTTCGGCAACAGCGGCCAGGACTGCGGCGCCGCCTGCCGGGTCCTCGTCGACGCCGCCGTCCACGACGACCTCGTCGCCCGCCTCGTCAAGCGGGTCGAGGCGATGGTCGTCGGCGCCCCGACCGAGGGGGAGGACGTCGAGATGGGCCCGCTCGTCTCCCGCGAGCACCACGCCCGCGTCGTCGCCGCCCTCCAGCGTGCCCACGCCGACGGCGCCCGTGCCGCGGTGGGCGGCAAGGTCCCCGACCGGCCCGGCTTCTTCGTCGAGCCCACCGTGCTCGTCGACATCCCGGCCGGTGCCGCCTGCACGACCGAGGAGATCTTCGGCCCGGTCGTCACCATCGAGACCTTCACCGACGAGGACGCGGCGATCGCCGCGGCCAACGCCACGCCGTACGGCCTCTCGGCCTCGGTGTGGACCGAGAACGCCCGCCGGGCAGCGGGCGTTCCGAGCAGGCTGGACTTCGGGACCGTCTGGGTCAACGACCACCTCGCCTTCGCCACGGAGATGCCGTGGGGCGGCTTCAAGTCATCCGGCTACGGCCGCGACCTGTCGGCGTACGCGCTCGACGACTACTCACGCACCAAGCACGTCATGGTCAAGCACCACGCGTGACCCTCAGCAGCGAAGGAACACCGCCATGTCGCAGGAAAGCACGCTCGTCGAAGGCCTGACGATCCAACCGGTGCCGGAGTCGCAGCGCACCGGCAAGGTCCAGCACCTGTTCTCCTTCTGGTTCACCGTCCAGATCATCCCGCTCGCCGTCGTCACCGGCCTGCTGGGGCCGACCATCTTCGGCCTCGACGTGGGCTCGACGATCCTCGCGATCATCTCCGGCAGCCTCGTCGGCGCGGTGTTCATGGCTCTGCACTCCGCCCAGGGCTCGAAGCTCGGCGTACCGCAGATGATCCAGGCCCGGGCGCAGTTCGGCATGTACGGCTCGGTCCCGATCACCGTGATCGTGGTGCTGATCTACGTCGGCTGGATCGTCTCGCTGATGGTGCTGGCGCAGCAGACCTTGAGCGCGGTGTTCACGGGCCTCGGCCACACCGCCGGCCTGCTGCTCAGCACCGCGCTGACCCTGACCGCCGTCGTGGTCGGCTACCAGCTGATCCTCCGGTTCAACCGGATCATGGTCTGGCTCTCCGGGCTGGCGCTCGTGCTGACGCTCGTCTACACCGGCATGGAGGCCGGTGACGGCGGCGCCAGCATCACCGGCGCCGGCGGCTCGTTCAGCTGGGCCGGCTTCCTCGGCATGGCCTCGGTCGTCGGCGTGTGGCAGCTGTCCTACGCGCCGTACGTCTCCGACTACTCGCGCTACCTGCCCTCCAGCACCGGCACCCGTCCGGCGTTCTGGTACACCTACGCCGGCACCGTGCTCGGCGTGATCGGGGCGATGACCGTCGGCGCCTTCCTGGTCGCCGGCCTCGGTGCGGACGGCGTGCTCGCCGACCTCGACAACATCATGCCGAAGCCCGTGTTCGTCTTCGTGATGCTGGCGTTCTTCCTCGGCGCGATCGACGCCGGCGTGATCAACATGTACGGCTCGTCGCTGTGCGTGCTGACCTGCATCCAGACCTTCCGGCTGAACTGGGCGCCGCGGGCCTCCGCCCGCCACATCACCGCCGTGGTGCTCGCGATCGCCGTCTTCGTCGCCTCCACGACCGTCTCCGACGACTTCATGGCCGACTACACCAACTTCATCCTGGTCCTCGCCTACCTGCTGGTGCCGTGGAGCATCATCAACCTCGTCGACTACTACCTGGTCCACAAGGGCCACTACGACCCCGACTCGTTCAGCGACCCGAAGAGCGGCTACGGCTCCTTCAACGTGCCCGCCCTGGTCAGCTACGTCCTGGGCTGCCTGGTGCAGATCCCGTTCATGTCGACGACCCTCTACGTCGGCGCGATCGCCAAGCAGACCGGCGCCGTCGACACGTCGTGGATCGTCGGGAGCGTCGCGACGTTCTTCATCTATCTCGGCCTGCTGCGGCTCTGGCGCCGGCAGTCGGCCACCCTCCTCGCCCGTGAAACGGAGATGTCTGCATGAGCAACCGCGTGAGCACGCACCAGCCGATCGGCGCCCTCGAGGCGACCAAGGTCCCGCGGTACGCCGGTCTCGGCACGTTCGCGCGGATCCCGTTGATCGAGTCGGTGCCCGACTACGACGTCGCGATCCTCGGCGTCCCGTTCGACGGCGGTACGTCGTACCGGCCCGGTGCCCGGTTCGGCCCGATGGGCATCCGCCAGGCCTCGCGCCACCTGCGGCCGCGCTTCCACGTCGAGCTCGACACCGCGCCCCTGGACGAGTTCCAGGTGGTCGACGCGGGCGACGTGCCGTGCACGCCGTTCAACATCGAGGAGGCCATGCAGCAGATCGAGGACATGGCCCGCGACGTCCACGGCCAGGCGGGCCGCCGGATCGTCACCCTCGGCGGCGACCACACCGTCGCCCTGCCGATGCTGCGCGCCGCACACGCCCAGCACGGCCGGATCGCGCTGATCCACTTCGACGCCCACCTCGACACCTGGGACACCTACTTCAAGGCGCCGATCACCCACGGCACCGTCTTCCGCCGGGCCTTCGAGGAGGGCCTGCTGGCCGAGGACAGGTCGATCCACATCGGCATCCGCGGTCCGATCTACGACAAGATGGACCTGGTCGACGACGCGTCCTTCGGGTTCCGGATCATCCGCGCCGGCGACCTCGACTTCCTCGGCATCGAGGGTGCCGCCGAGCAGGTCCGGCAGCGGGTCGGCGACGCGCCGGTCTACATCTCGATCGACATCGACGTCCTGGACCCGGCCTTCGCGCCCGGCACCGGCACGCCGGAGATGGGCGGGCTCAACAGCCGCGAGCTGCTGCACGTGCTGCGCCGGCTGGACGGGCTCAACATCATCGGCGCCGACGTCGTCGAGACTGCTCCGGACTACGACCACGCGGAGATCACGTGCGTCGCTGCGGCGACCGTCGCCTTCGACCTGGTGACCCTGATGAGCAAGACGCCCTCTTCCGTCACCTCCTGAGGCGTGCCATCCTGACGCCGTCACACAACTGAAGACCCGCCGTTCGTAGCCGAAGCAGGAGAGACCTCGCCACCGAGCGGGGCGCCGTAGGAGCAACTCTCCCCGAGAAACTCTCAGGCACCGTCACTGCCCGTGCGAGGCGACTCTGGAAAGACAGGACCACCCATGACCGGTCCTGCGCCCAAGGTGCAAGCCGCTGTCGCGGTGAAGCTCTCAGGCACCGATGACAGAGCGGGGAGGCACACCACCACGACGGGAGCCTCCGCATGTCCACGAACGACGCCTTCGACCAGCACCTCGCCGACTACGACCCGGACGTCCACGCGGCGATCAGCGCCGAGCTCGCCCGCCAGCAGGGCACGCTCGAGCTGATCGCCTCGGAGAACTTCGCCCCGGTCGCCGTCATGGAGGCCCAGGGGTCGGTCCTCACCAACAAGTACGCCGAGGGCTACCCGGGCCGCCGCTACTACGGCGGGTGCGAGCACGTCGACGTCATCGAGCAGCTCGCGATCGACCGGGTGAAGGAGCTGTTCGGCGCCGAGGCGGCCAACGTGCAGCCGCACTCCGGTGCCCAGGCCAACGCCGCCGCCATGTTCGCCCTGCTGGACCCCGGCGACACGATCCTCGGCCTCGACCTCGCGCACGGCGGGCACCTGACGCACGGCATGCGGATCAACTTCTCCGGCAAGCTCTACGACGTGGTCGCCTACCACGTCGACGCCGAGGACTTCCGGGTCGACATGGCCGAGGTCGAGCGGCTCGCCCTGGAGCACCGGCCGAAGCTGATCGTCGCCGGGTGGTCGGCCTACCCGCGACAGCTGGACTTCGCCGAGTTCCGCCGGATCGCCGACCTCGTCGGGGCGTACCTGATGGTCGACATGGCGCACTTCGCCGGCCTGGTCGCGACCGGCCTGCACCCGAGCCCGGTGCCCTTCGCGGACGTGGTGACGACCACGACGCACAAGACCCTCGGCGGCCCGCGCGGCGGCGTGATCCTGTCGAAGGCCGAGCTGGCCAAGAAGATCAACTCGGCCGTCTTCCCCGGCCAGCAGGGCGGGCCGCTCGAGCACGTCGTCGCGGCCAAGGCCGTGGCGTTCAAGATGGCCGCCTCGCCGGCGTTCCGGGAGCGTCAGGAGCGGACGCTGGAAGGTGCCCGTCTGCTTGCCGCGCGCCTCACGGAGCCGGACGTGGTCGACGCCGGGGTGTCGGTGCTCACCGGTGGCACCGAGGTGCACCTGGTCCTCGTCGACCTGCGCGACTCCGAGTTGGACGGCCAGCAGGCCGAGGACCGCCTCCACGCCATCGGCCTCACCGTCAACCGCAACGCCGTCCCCTTCGACCCCCGTCCGCCGATGGTCACCTCGGGCCTGCGCATCGGCACGCCCGCGCTGGCGACGCGAGGGTTCGACGCCGAGGCCTTCGCCGAGGTCGCCGACATCATCGCGGAGGCGCTGAAGCCGTCGTACGACGAGTCGGTCGCGGTCGAGCTGCGCGACCGGGTCGCGACGCTGGCGGCGGCGCACCCGCTCTACCCGGGGCTCGGCTGAGGCACACTGGCCACTCGGTGCTCGCCGGTCGTGCGGACCGGCGAGCACGGCGTGCTCGGCAGGTCAGCCCCGGTCGATGCTCCGCGGCAGGACCTCGACGACATAGGCGTCGTGGTCGGAGAGACGCCCACCCGCGACGAGCGCCGAGTGGTGCTCGACGTGTGCCTGCCAGCCCGCCGGCACGGCGACGTGGTCGATCGACAGCAGCCCATCGATCTGGTGTGGTGCCGTCGCGGTCGGCGCGCCGAGCCCGAGCTGATGCAGCGCGGCGAGGAGGTGTCGTCTGCCGGCCGCGGATCCACTGTACTCGCGACCGTCCATCGCGTGGTTCCAGTCGCCGCCCCACACGTCGGGACGGGCTGTCGAGATCGCGTCGACGGCGTTGCGCGTGCGTTGCTCGGTCGTCTCGCCGACCCACGGCGACCTCGAGCCGCACGACCGCCAGGGCAGGACGGAGGAGCAGAACCTCAACCCCTCGATCTCGGCCATCGCCGTCGCGCCATGCGGGTCCGGGAGCGGTGCGACCGGGTGCCGCGACCAGATCGCGGCCCAGCGACGGCGCGCGGCCATCGTGGCCGCGGTGACGTGGGTCGTGCCGGGCAGGTCGATGCGATCGGACACCTCGGTGAGCAACAGGACGTCGCACGCCAACGTCGAGAGCAGGTCCGCGTGCCGAGCGTCCCAGCGCCCGGCGAGGTTCCATGTCCCGATGCGCACGAGGGATCCTCGTCAGGCCAGCTGGGTCGCGGTGACGCGACCGTCCTGCACCTGCCAGCGCTGGTCGAGCCGGACGTTGTCGAGCAGGCGGCGATCGTGCGAGACCAGGAGCAGCGCGCCGTCGTACGAGTCGAGCGCCTGCTCGAGCTGCTCGATCGCCGGCAGGTCGAGGTGGTTGGTGGGCTCGTCGAGGACGAGCAGGTTGACGCCGCGGGCCTGCAGCAGCGCCATCGCGGCGCGGGTGCGCTCGCCGGGGGAGAGGCGGCCGACGAGGCTGGTGACCTGGTCGGCCTTGAGGCCGAACTTCGCCAGCAGGGTGCGTACGTCGGCCGGCGCCATGTCCGGCATGGCCAGCTCGAACGCGGTCCCGAGCGGCAGGTCGTCGTCGAGGCCGGTGCGGGCCTGGTCGATCTCGCCGACGGCGACCGACGCGCCCGTGCTGGCCCGGCCCGTGTCCGGGGCGATGCGGCCGAGCAGGAGGCGCAGCAGCGTGGTCTTGCCGGCGCCGTTGGGGCCGACGATGCCGATCCGGTCGCCGGCGCTGACCTGGAGCGACACGGGCCCGACCGTGAACTCACCGAGCCGCACCACCGCCTCGTCGAGCGTCGCCACCACCGAGCTGGACCGCGGTGCGGCGGCGATCGAGAAGCGCAGCTCCCACTCCTTGCGCGGCTCCTCGACCTCCTCGAGCCGGGCGATGCGTGACTCCATCTGGCGGACCTTCTGGGCCTGCTTCTCCGACGACTCCGACTGCGCGCGGCGCCGGATCTTGTCGTTGTCGGGGGACTTCCGCATCGCGTTGCGCACGCCCTGCGAGCTCCACTCCCGCTGCACCCGTGCCCGGCTGACCAGGTCGGCCTTCTTCTCGGCGAACTCCTCGTAGGCCTCCCGCGCGTGCCGCCGTGCGATGGCGCGCTCCTCGAGGAAGGCGTCGTACCCGCCGTCGTAGACGGCCACCTGGTGCTGGGCGATGTCGAGCTCGACGACGCGCGTCACGACCCGGGAGAGGAACTCGCGGTCGTGGGACACGAGCACGACGCCCGCCCGCAGCCCGCGCACGAAGGTCTCCAGCCGCTCCAGCCCGGCGAGGTCGAGGTCGTTGGTCGGCTCGTCGAGCAGGACCAGGTCGAACCGGCTGAGCATCAGCACCGCCAGTGCCGCGCGGGCCGCCTGCCCTCCCGACAGCGAGGTCATCAGGGCGTCCGGTCCCACGTCCAGCCCGAGGTCGGCCAGCATGGGCGGCAGCCGCTCGTCGAGGTCCGGCGCCCCACTGGCCAGCCAGTGGTCGAGGCTGTGGGCGTAGGCGTCCGCGACCGCGGCCGACTCGTCGCCGGCGCCCAGCGCCGCGGCGGCCTGCTCCATCGCGTCGGTCGCGGCAGCGGCGCCGGTACGGCGGGCGACGTACTCAGCCACCGTCTCGCCCGCGACCCGCTCGTGCTCCTGGGGGAGCCACCCGACGAAGGCGTCGGACGGGGCCGTGGAGACCGTGCCCTCGACGGGAGCCAGGTCGCCCGCGAGGATCCGCAGCAGCGTCGTCTTGCCTGCTCCGTTGGCGCCGACGACACCCACCACGTCGCCCGGTGCGACCGTGAGGTCGAGGGCGTCGAAGAGGGTGCGGTGAGCGTGGCCCCCGGCGAGGTTCTTGGCAACGAGGGTCGCACTCATGGGGCGATCGTAGTTTCCGCGGAGAGAGGGGATCAGGCGCCCCTCTTCGGGTACCGCATCCGTGCTGGCAGCGTTGCCGCCACCAGCACGGGCCCGCAGGGATTGCCGACGAAACAGCCGCTTCGCGGTGACCGGTTCGACTCCGGTCTGGGCCGCCCACGACCGTCAGTGGTCCTCGTCCCAGTTGGCGACGATCACCGCGATGGGCGGCAGCACCGCGGCCACGACCGACATCACCACGGCGGCGGTCGTCGACCACAGCCGGACGAGGTTCCAGGCCAGGACGATCAGCAGCAGGCACAGGCCCATCAGGGCGAAGTACCACCGCTTTCGCCGGCGCAGCCGCTCGCTCTGCGAGCTGCGCACCTCGCTGATCGTGAACCGCCGCCGACGTCCCATCGCTCTCCACTCAACCACGTGGATCGGGCGGCGGTCTCGGTCAGGCGCTGTCCTCGGTCAGTGCCGTCGACGGCAGCCAGTCGGCCCCGAGCAGCTGGGCGAGGTCGGCGAGGCCGGTCGTGTCGCTGCCGACGGTGTCCGAGGCGGCGGCGATCCGCTCGACCATCACCTTGCCGACCTGCTCCTCGACGGTGCCCTCGGCGTACGCGATGTGCCAGGGCGAGACCTGGTGGTCGCGGTGCGTGCGGCCGGTCACCTGTCGCCCGGCGATGCCCGAGAAGCGCGCCTGGTGGAACACGCCGACACGTGGCTCGGTGCTCGCCCGGCGCCCGTCGGCGAGCGTCTCGCCGGCGTGCAGGCTGATCGAGGCGACGGTGGTGAAGACACAGACCTTCGCCTCGCCGGTCTGGAACCGCAGCCGCTCGGCCTCGGCGTCGAACCGGTCGCGGCCGTAGATCGTGGCGACCTCGATGCCGGAGTCGCGCAGCCGGTCGGCGATCGGGTCGGCGGCCGTCGCGACGAACTCCACCGAGCACGCCACCTGCCGCTCGGCCCGCACCTGCTGGGCGATCCAGTCGACCGTCGAGTCGACTCGGATCAACCCGGCCTTCTGGCGGAACCGCAGCAGCGCCGCCCGGCCCTTGGCGACGTTGCGGCCACGTCGTGCGATGTCCATCTCGCGGCAGAACTCGCCCCACTCCGCCTCGTACGCCGTCCGCTCGGCCGGCGTCAGCGCGACCGGCATCCCGGAGATCGGCACCGGCCCCCACGGCGCGGCGCGGTGCAGCATCGCCGGAGGCCGCTCGTCGGCGAGCCAGCCGCGGACGAGCTTGAGGTCGGCAGCCCGCCGCGCCGGATCGGCGGTCCAGGCCGCGCCGTACCGTCCCTGTTCCACGGCGACGCCGTGCCGCTCGAGTGCCTCGCCGAACGTCGCACCGGGTTGGGTGGCGGTGGTCCACTCCTTCATCGACTCGCCGAGGACCTGCGCGTACGCCGGCGCGAGGTACGGCAGCTCCAGCGGCGTGTGGCCGGGCGTCGCGGTGGTCGCGATGACGAACGGCGCCTTGTCGTGGGGCTTGGCGTGCCCGGAGACGCGGGTCCAGTGCTTCCACCGCTTGGTGGTCGTGCGGCGCAGCGCGTGGGCCTCGTCCGCGATGATCACGTCCCACGCGTGGTCCTTCACCTTCTCCAGCCGATCCCAGGTGATCACCACCCACTCGAGACCGCTGTCGCCGAGCGCCGTGATCGTGCGGCACCAGTGGCCGATCGTGATCGCGGCCGGTCGGTCGGCGACGACGAGCACGCGCCGGGCACCACGCAGGTCGCCCACCGCGCTCGCCCCGAGCACGGCCGAGATCGTCTTGCCGACACCGGGCTCGTCGGCGAGCAGGAACATCCGTCCGCCTGCTTCGGCACGGGCTGCGATCGCGTCGGCCGCCTCGAACTGGAGCCTGCGGGGCTCGAGGGCATCGGTGGGCTCGGGGTTGGGGACCGGACTGCCGGGGTTGAGGGTGTTCTCGATGAAGCGGCCAAGCGTGTGGGGTCCGGGGGCGTACGGCGCCAGGTGCGCGGGGAGCCGGCTGCCGACGTACAGGTGGGTCTTGACCGCCGGGTGCCAGGTGGCGCCGTCGACCTGCGTCCCGTACGGGACGTCGAGCACCCACACACGCTCACCCGGCCCGGCGACCGGCAACGGCCGCTGTTGGCGGGTCCCGCTCCGGCGCGGACCGCTGCGTCGACGAGCGCTGGATCGGCGGGTGCTGGCCACCCGGCGACGCTACCGGGAGTGGACCCCCGGGCCGGCGTCCGGCGCGCCGTCGTACGCCGGCAGCTCGGGGCCGCCGACCGCGCGCTCGATGAGCGCGGTGAAGTCGTCCGTCTCGGGTCCGGGGCTCGGCTCCTCGCCGTGGCCGGTCGAGGTGAGCATGTCCACGTGCATCCGGCCGATCTCCTGGTTGGCGTCGACGTAGTCGCGCATCCGTTCGCGGTAGGCGGCGAAGCCCGCCTCCGGGTCCCAGCCGGCGCTGGCCAGCTCCCCGGCCAACAGGTACGCGCCGACCAGCGCCAGCCCGGTGCCGGCGCCGGACATCGGCGATGCGCTGAACGCGGCGTCGCCGAGGAGCCCCACCCGCCCGGTGTGCCAGTCGGCCATCACGACCTGGGCGACCTGGTCGAGGTAGAAGTCGGGTGTCTCGTCCAGGTGCTCCAGGATGCGCGCGGTCTCCCAGCCGAAGCCGGCCATCTGCTCGCGCAGCAGCCGCTTCTGTGCCTCGACGTCACGGTGGTCGATCTCGAAGTCGGCGGCCGGGAACGACAGCATCGCGATCGCCCGGGTGGCGTCGGGCACCGGACGCAGCCCGGCCCACCGGCCCGCCTCCTGGTAGTCGTACATCCAGCCGTCCAGCCCGAACTCGTTCGGCACGGTGAAGAACGCGAGGACCAGCCCGAGGTGGCGGACGAACTTCTCGCGCGGCCCGAAGACCATGCCGCGCAGCGCCGAGTGCAGGCCGTCGGCCCCGACCACGAGGTCGAAGCGCCGCCTGTTGCCACCGGCGAACGTCACGTCGACACCGCCGTCGTCCTGGGTGAGCTGGGCGATCCTGTCGCCGAAGACGTACTCGACGTGCTGGCTGGTGTCGTCGTACAGCACCTGGGCGAGGTCGCCGCGCAGGATCTCGATCTCGGACACGTAGCCGTCACCGTCGTGGTCGTCGGCGCGGTATGTCTCCAGCACGGTGCCGTCGGCGTCCACCGAGTACGCGCCGGCGGTGTTCGTGCACGCTGCCCGCACCGCCGCGTCGAGCCCCATCCGCCGGATCACCTCCTTGGCCACCCCGCGCGCGTCCACCGCCTGCCCGCCCGGCCGCAGCCCCGGCGCCTGCTCGACCACCGTCACCGCGGCCCCGCGCCGGTGCAGCCAGTGGGCGAGCGCCGGGCCCGCGATGCTCGCTCCGGTCACCAACACCTTGACGTCGCTCATCGTGTCCTCTGCCCTGCTCTCCTCGTACGTCGGCTGATGCTGGTGTGACCGGCCGACCGGCCGTTAGTCATCGGTCGGCTCCAGCCGGTCGACCTCGAGCCCGCTACCCTCGCGGCGTGGATGTCGCAACGTGCATCGAGCAGGGGCGTGGAGACTTCCTCCTCTTCGCGATCACGCCGCCGCGTCAGTCCACGCCGGCCGAGCGGCTCCCGGAGATCGCGCGGGCCACC
This genomic interval from Nocardioides kongjuensis contains the following:
- a CDS encoding aminobutyraldehyde dehydrogenase, which translates into the protein MTVLSHVIDGAAWDGDGPATQEVVDPSTEQVIAHARRGTAADVDRAVGAARRASADWGRRTPKDRADALLAIAAVVDEHAAELAELESRNTGKPQGLAADDVAGAADTFRFMAGAVRAQVALAAGEYVEGSTSTILREPVGVVGAITPWNYPLLMAAWKLGPILAAGNTCVLKPSEQTPLSTLRLAELVADVLPAGVLNVVTGDGAVVGAAIATHPGIDLVSVTGSVRSGQAVAAAAAATLKRVHLELGGKAPVLVFADADLDAVADGIVFAGFGNSGQDCGAACRVLVDAAVHDDLVARLVKRVEAMVVGAPTEGEDVEMGPLVSREHHARVVAALQRAHADGARAAVGGKVPDRPGFFVEPTVLVDIPAGAACTTEEIFGPVVTIETFTDEDAAIAAANATPYGLSASVWTENARRAAGVPSRLDFGTVWVNDHLAFATEMPWGGFKSSGYGRDLSAYALDDYSRTKHVMVKHHA
- a CDS encoding purine-cytosine permease family protein, which translates into the protein MSQESTLVEGLTIQPVPESQRTGKVQHLFSFWFTVQIIPLAVVTGLLGPTIFGLDVGSTILAIISGSLVGAVFMALHSAQGSKLGVPQMIQARAQFGMYGSVPITVIVVLIYVGWIVSLMVLAQQTLSAVFTGLGHTAGLLLSTALTLTAVVVGYQLILRFNRIMVWLSGLALVLTLVYTGMEAGDGGASITGAGGSFSWAGFLGMASVVGVWQLSYAPYVSDYSRYLPSSTGTRPAFWYTYAGTVLGVIGAMTVGAFLVAGLGADGVLADLDNIMPKPVFVFVMLAFFLGAIDAGVINMYGSSLCVLTCIQTFRLNWAPRASARHITAVVLAIAVFVASTTVSDDFMADYTNFILVLAYLLVPWSIINLVDYYLVHKGHYDPDSFSDPKSGYGSFNVPALVSYVLGCLVQIPFMSTTLYVGAIAKQTGAVDTSWIVGSVATFFIYLGLLRLWRRQSATLLARETEMSA
- the speB gene encoding agmatinase, coding for MSNRVSTHQPIGALEATKVPRYAGLGTFARIPLIESVPDYDVAILGVPFDGGTSYRPGARFGPMGIRQASRHLRPRFHVELDTAPLDEFQVVDAGDVPCTPFNIEEAMQQIEDMARDVHGQAGRRIVTLGGDHTVALPMLRAAHAQHGRIALIHFDAHLDTWDTYFKAPITHGTVFRRAFEEGLLAEDRSIHIGIRGPIYDKMDLVDDASFGFRIIRAGDLDFLGIEGAAEQVRQRVGDAPVYISIDIDVLDPAFAPGTGTPEMGGLNSRELLHVLRRLDGLNIIGADVVETAPDYDHAEITCVAAATVAFDLVTLMSKTPSSVTS
- the glyA gene encoding serine hydroxymethyltransferase, with amino-acid sequence MSTNDAFDQHLADYDPDVHAAISAELARQQGTLELIASENFAPVAVMEAQGSVLTNKYAEGYPGRRYYGGCEHVDVIEQLAIDRVKELFGAEAANVQPHSGAQANAAAMFALLDPGDTILGLDLAHGGHLTHGMRINFSGKLYDVVAYHVDAEDFRVDMAEVERLALEHRPKLIVAGWSAYPRQLDFAEFRRIADLVGAYLMVDMAHFAGLVATGLHPSPVPFADVVTTTTHKTLGGPRGGVILSKAELAKKINSAVFPGQQGGPLEHVVAAKAVAFKMAASPAFRERQERTLEGARLLAARLTEPDVVDAGVSVLTGGTEVHLVLVDLRDSELDGQQAEDRLHAIGLTVNRNAVPFDPRPPMVTSGLRIGTPALATRGFDAEAFAEVADIIAEALKPSYDESVAVELRDRVATLAAAHPLYPGLG
- a CDS encoding endonuclease/exonuclease/phosphatase family protein produces the protein MRIGTWNLAGRWDARHADLLSTLACDVLLLTEVSDRIDLPGTTHVTAATMAARRRWAAIWSRHPVAPLPDPHGATAMAEIEGLRFCSSVLPWRSCGSRSPWVGETTEQRTRNAVDAISTARPDVWGGDWNHAMDGREYSGSAAGRRHLLAALHQLGLGAPTATAPHQIDGLLSIDHVAVPAGWQAHVEHHSALVAGGRLSDHDAYVVEVLPRSIDRG
- a CDS encoding ABC-F family ATP-binding cassette domain-containing protein is translated as MSATLVAKNLAGGHAHRTLFDALDLTVAPGDVVGVVGANGAGKTTLLRILAGDLAPVEGTVSTAPSDAFVGWLPQEHERVAGETVAEYVARRTGAAAATDAMEQAAAALGAGDESAAVADAYAHSLDHWLASGAPDLDERLPPMLADLGLDVGPDALMTSLSGGQAARAALAVLMLSRFDLVLLDEPTNDLDLAGLERLETFVRGLRAGVVLVSHDREFLSRVVTRVVELDIAQHQVAVYDGGYDAFLEERAIARRHAREAYEEFAEKKADLVSRARVQREWSSQGVRNAMRKSPDNDKIRRRAQSESSEKQAQKVRQMESRIARLEEVEEPRKEWELRFSIAAAPRSSSVVATLDEAVVRLGEFTVGPVSLQVSAGDRIGIVGPNGAGKTTLLRLLLGRIAPDTGRASTGASVAVGEIDQARTGLDDDLPLGTAFELAMPDMAPADVRTLLAKFGLKADQVTSLVGRLSPGERTRAAMALLQARGVNLLVLDEPTNHLDLPAIEQLEQALDSYDGALLLVSHDRRLLDNVRLDQRWQVQDGRVTATQLA
- a CDS encoding DUF3099 domain-containing protein, with the translated sequence MGRRRRFTISEVRSSQSERLRRRKRWYFALMGLCLLLIVLAWNLVRLWSTTAAVVMSVVAAVLPPIAVIVANWDEDH
- a CDS encoding helicase, with product MLDVPYGTQVDGATWHPAVKTHLYVGSRLPAHLAPYAPGPHTLGRFIENTLNPGSPVPNPEPTDALEPRRLQFEAADAIAARAEAGGRMFLLADEPGVGKTISAVLGASAVGDLRGARRVLVVADRPAAITIGHWCRTITALGDSGLEWVVITWDRLEKVKDHAWDVIIADEAHALRRTTTKRWKHWTRVSGHAKPHDKAPFVIATTATPGHTPLELPYLAPAYAQVLGESMKEWTTATQPGATFGEALERHGVAVEQGRYGAAWTADPARRAADLKLVRGWLADERPPAMLHRAAPWGPVPISGMPVALTPAERTAYEAEWGEFCREMDIARRGRNVAKGRAALLRFRQKAGLIRVDSTVDWIAQQVRAERQVACSVEFVATAADPIADRLRDSGIEVATIYGRDRFDAEAERLRFQTGEAKVCVFTTVASISLHAGETLADGRRASTEPRVGVFHQARFSGIAGRQVTGRTHRDHQVSPWHIAYAEGTVEEQVGKVMVERIAAASDTVGSDTTGLADLAQLLGADWLPSTALTEDSA
- a CDS encoding FAD-dependent monooxygenase, which produces MSDVKVLVTGASIAGPALAHWLHRRGAAVTVVEQAPGLRPGGQAVDARGVAKEVIRRMGLDAAVRAACTNTAGAYSVDADGTVLETYRADDHDGDGYVSEIEILRGDLAQVLYDDTSQHVEYVFGDRIAQLTQDDGGVDVTFAGGNRRRFDLVVGADGLHSALRGMVFGPREKFVRHLGLVLAFFTVPNEFGLDGWMYDYQEAGRWAGLRPVPDATRAIAMLSFPAADFEIDHRDVEAQKRLLREQMAGFGWETARILEHLDETPDFYLDQVAQVVMADWHTGRVGLLGDAAFSASPMSGAGTGLALVGAYLLAGELASAGWDPEAGFAAYRERMRDYVDANQEIGRMHVDMLTSTGHGEEPSPGPETDDFTALIERAVGGPELPAYDGAPDAGPGVHSR